From the Fibrobacter sp. UWB11 genome, one window contains:
- a CDS encoding fibrobacter succinogenes major paralogous domain-containing protein — protein MHISFVIFVLIVIVIVAVAAYALGRRVRKETKQNAPEALNNTPYEDCIKENETKFKYGTFTDARDGETYRTIQIGNQVWMAENLRFKTDGSFAPNNEESNVEKFGRLYTWTKALDIPDEYAEQSPAKDIEMYNRIKDKNYKGIAPEGWHIPSNKEWEQLLSNLEPKSDGGELRGKFMWKNKGKDSFGFFALPAGYRFDNGNFCHFSRRARFWSKDEYGKANAFRLSITNNSVDIEGVYRSDALSIRCVKNV, from the coding sequence ATGCATATATCTTTCGTTATATTCGTTCTAATTGTTATCGTCATCGTCGCCGTTGCTGCATACGCCCTTGGGCGTAGAGTCCGCAAGGAAACCAAGCAGAACGCGCCCGAAGCTTTGAACAACACTCCTTACGAAGACTGCATCAAGGAAAACGAGACTAAGTTCAAATACGGAACATTCACGGACGCCCGCGATGGTGAAACGTACCGCACCATTCAAATCGGGAACCAAGTCTGGATGGCCGAAAATTTGCGTTTTAAGACCGATGGCAGTTTCGCTCCAAACAACGAAGAATCGAACGTCGAAAAGTTCGGTCGTTTGTACACATGGACAAAGGCTCTTGACATCCCTGATGAATACGCCGAACAATCCCCGGCAAAGGACATCGAGATGTACAACCGCATCAAGGACAAGAACTACAAAGGCATTGCGCCGGAAGGCTGGCACATTCCAAGCAACAAGGAATGGGAACAACTTCTCAGCAATCTCGAACCTAAATCCGATGGTGGTGAGTTGCGCGGCAAATTCATGTGGAAGAACAAGGGCAAGGATTCGTTCGGATTCTTCGCACTCCCCGCGGGTTACCGCTTTGACAACGGCAACTTCTGCCACTTCAGCAGACGCGCCCGTTTCTGGAGCAAGGATGAATACGGCAAGGCAAATGCATTCCGCCTGAGCATTACCAACAA
- a CDS encoding SLC13 family permease has protein sequence MLQGILAFNFLGLSGNAWFTILVIIALFAAMIFSKLRTDLIFVAAMSILFISGVLDVKGAFGGFCAPSVLVIGVLFAVIAGLNQTGVLNWIVKHLMGTPKTLTGAITRLMLPVALLSSLLTNTTIVALFINIVKIWSKKLGISPSKLLIPLSYASGMGGICTLIGTPPNLIISGLYTDATGIHLGIFTTTICGLFCLAVGILSIIALQKLLPERKSPLSGVGDDEMTLELCVPSKHNFIGMTLQEIYDSNPRGFEKDKKSILAIRRFDNEVEVATPDSIIMGADHIIVSGRPDQLQWICNNLHLKNEHLEGVIENATVGKKFGKKTAISAAIMIAMVLLSAFNILPLLSSCLLAAAAMIVFRCCSSNQAMNAINWEIIIVFAGSICLGKALETTGVASKIASSILSISGSNPYITLAIMCVVATFITEFISNTAAAALFCPIALSAANALGVNQLTFCIALMIAASSSFATPIGSPTHMLVYGPGGYRFTDFVKIGLPMNFIILAANIFITTLIFPF, from the coding sequence ATGTTACAGGGAATACTTGCTTTCAATTTTTTAGGTCTTTCGGGGAATGCCTGGTTTACCATCCTCGTCATCATTGCGCTTTTTGCCGCAATGATTTTTTCAAAATTGCGCACCGATCTCATCTTCGTCGCCGCCATGTCCATCTTATTTATAAGCGGAGTCCTTGATGTCAAAGGTGCTTTTGGTGGTTTCTGCGCGCCATCAGTCCTCGTCATCGGAGTCCTTTTCGCAGTCATTGCAGGCCTCAACCAGACAGGCGTTTTAAACTGGATTGTCAAGCACCTTATGGGCACTCCCAAAACACTCACGGGAGCCATCACGCGCCTCATGCTCCCCGTTGCCCTTTTGAGTTCCCTCCTCACCAACACAACCATCGTCGCCTTATTCATCAACATCGTGAAGATTTGGTCCAAAAAGCTTGGCATTTCGCCGTCCAAGCTTTTGATTCCGTTAAGTTACGCTTCGGGAATGGGCGGCATCTGCACCTTGATCGGAACCCCGCCGAACCTCATTATTTCAGGGCTCTACACCGATGCGACCGGCATCCACCTCGGGATTTTTACGACAACGATTTGCGGGCTATTCTGCCTCGCCGTTGGCATTTTGTCCATTATCGCTTTGCAAAAACTCTTACCCGAACGCAAGTCCCCGTTAAGCGGCGTTGGCGATGACGAAATGACATTGGAACTTTGTGTGCCCTCAAAGCACAACTTTATCGGCATGACTTTGCAAGAAATCTACGACAGCAATCCGCGCGGTTTCGAGAAAGACAAAAAATCAATTCTTGCCATCCGCCGATTCGATAACGAAGTGGAAGTTGCGACTCCAGACTCCATCATCATGGGCGCAGACCACATCATTGTTTCTGGAAGGCCCGATCAACTCCAATGGATTTGCAATAATCTTCATTTAAAGAACGAGCACTTGGAAGGCGTTATCGAAAACGCCACAGTTGGCAAAAAATTCGGGAAGAAAACGGCTATTTCTGCAGCCATCATGATTGCCATGGTGCTCCTTTCGGCATTCAATATTTTGCCGTTGCTCTCATCTTGTTTACTGGCGGCTGCCGCCATGATTGTTTTCCGTTGTTGTTCAAGCAACCAAGCGATGAACGCCATCAACTGGGAAATTATCATCGTTTTTGCAGGCAGCATTTGCCTCGGTAAAGCGCTTGAAACCACAGGAGTCGCCTCAAAAATTGCAAGCAGCATTTTGAGCATTAGCGGGAGTAACCCCTATATCACGCTTGCCATCATGTGCGTTGTCGCGACATTCATCACCGAATTCATCAGCAACACTGCAGCCGCAGCCTTGTTCTGCCCCATCGCATTGAGCGCAGCAAATGCCCTTGGAGTAAATCAACTCACATTCTGCATTGCATTGATGATTGCCGCAAGCAGCAGCTTTGCCACCCCAATTGGTTCCCCCACCCACATGCTCGTTTACGGGCCGGGAGGTTATCGTTTTACAGATTTTGTTAAAATCGGTCTTCCGATGAATTTTATCATCCTAGCCGCAAACATATTTATAACAACATTGATTTTTCCATTTTAA